The following proteins are co-located in the Camelina sativa cultivar DH55 chromosome 12, Cs, whole genome shotgun sequence genome:
- the LOC104732653 gene encoding ADP-ribosylation factor-like protein 8B — MGLWDSLLNWLRSLFFKQEMELSLVGLQNAGKTSLVNAIATGGYSEDMIPTVGFNMRKVTKGNVTIKIWDLGGQRRFRTMWERYCRGVSAIVYVIDAADRDSVPISRSELSDLLTKPSLNGIPLLILGNKIDKSEALSKQALVDQLGLESVADREVCCYMISCKDSINIDAVIDWLIKHSRTAK, encoded by the exons ATGGGTCTTTGGGATTCACTTCTTAACTGGCTCAGGAG CTTGTTCTTCAAACAAGAGATGGAGCTCTCACTTGTTGGGCTTCAGAATGCTGGGAAGACTTCTCTTGTCAATGCTATTGCT aCTGGAGGTTACAGTGAAGATATGATACCAACTGTAGGATTTAACATGAGGAAAGTTACAAAAGGAAATGTTACCATAAAGATTTGGGATCTTGGAGGGCAAAGAAGGTTTCGTACCATGTGGGAGCGTTATTGTCGTGGAGTTTCCGCCATTGT GTATGTGATTGATGCTGCAGATCGAGATAGTGTACCGATATCAAGAAGCGAATTGAGTGATCTGTTAACGAAACCGTCTTTAAATGGCATTCCTCTTCTGATTCTTGGCAACAAAATCGACAAGTCTGAAGCTCTTTCTAAGCAAGCTTTGGTTGATCAACT AGGGCTTGAATCTGTAGCAGACAGAGAGGTTTGCTGTTACATGATCTCGTGTAAGGACTCGATAAACATAGATGCGGTCATCGATTGGCTCATTAAGCACTCGAGAACCGCTAAATAA